The following proteins are encoded in a genomic region of Brachyspira pilosicoli:
- a CDS encoding cupin domain-containing protein: MTEQKFYYKSNTLKEFNCQNDDEKLIDILSSKGYNIYSIKQKTNQLIPYHEHPSEEMVIVLSGKIRYVVEEEIVDLEEGDVIKVKPHSIHSMISIAEEIYSNLLLIFL; this comes from the coding sequence ATGACAGAGCAGAAATTTTATTATAAATCTAATACTTTAAAAGAATTTAATTGCCAAAATGATGATGAAAAACTAATAGATATATTAAGCAGTAAAGGTTATAATATCTACTCAATTAAACAGAAAACTAATCAGCTTATACCATATCATGAACACCCTTCCGAAGAAATGGTAATAGTTTTAAGCGGTAAAATTAGGTATGTTGTAGAGGAAGAAATAGTAGACCTTGAAGAAGGTGATGTTATTAAAGTGAAACCTCATTCTATACATTCTATGATTAGTATAGCAGAAGAAATTTATTCTAACCTATTATTAATATTTCTTTAA
- a CDS encoding PD-(D/E)XK nuclease family protein, with the protein MESKKLQRFSEYSMSTYLLCPRKYRYTYIEKPFKKYKRGVNVYFIFGNAIHLACKEFYQLRAEERNLESLHNIFREVWKRSGIRSFFNSREEEKELGEKGLYMLSNFFNSFGQKVPYQIESYKETKIRDYILFGRIDRIDLSADGSLQIVDYKTNKYYDLGEDNTERERKTLQLKLYAFILDSLNFNVTNGSYYHFDEDKFDTIDFTKESIKYIGEWFDEIINDIRYDRAFDKRIGTHCEFCDFNKICNGDYTENIADNTDELLINN; encoded by the coding sequence ATGGAATCAAAAAAACTTCAAAGATTTAGCGAGTATAGTATGTCCACATATTTACTTTGTCCGAGAAAGTATAGATACACTTATATAGAGAAGCCTTTTAAAAAATATAAAAGAGGCGTAAATGTATATTTTATTTTTGGTAATGCTATACATTTAGCTTGCAAAGAATTTTATCAACTACGTGCAGAAGAGAGAAATTTAGAGAGTTTGCACAATATATTTAGAGAGGTTTGGAAGAGAAGCGGCATAAGGTCTTTTTTTAATAGCAGAGAAGAAGAAAAGGAGCTTGGGGAGAAAGGGTTATATATGCTTTCAAATTTCTTTAATTCTTTTGGACAAAAAGTACCTTATCAAATAGAAAGCTATAAAGAAACAAAGATAAGAGATTATATATTATTTGGACGTATAGATAGGATAGATTTATCTGCTGATGGTTCCTTACAGATAGTGGATTATAAAACAAATAAGTATTATGATTTAGGCGAAGATAATACAGAGAGAGAAAGAAAAACTCTTCAGCTTAAACTTTATGCTTTTATATTAGACTCATTAAATTTCAATGTAACAAATGGTTCATATTACCATTTTGATGAAGACAAATTTGATACAATAGATTTTACAAAGGAATCAATAAAATATATAGGCGAATGGTTTGACGAGATAATAAACGATATAAGATATGATAGGGCATTTGATAAAAGGATAGGCACACACTGCGAGTTTTGTGATTTTAATAAGATCTGCAATGGAGATTATACAGAAAATATAGCAGACAATACAGATGAACTATTAATTAATAATTAA
- a CDS encoding ankyrin repeat domain-containing protein, with protein MRKIALIILLFKILLISNIYAQNNNLKYDSNNQGLFNALKDGKTDIAVNIIKLGADVNIKDEYGWSLLHRAVEYNNIIVVKELLENKKIDIEVKLPKDTIITNDNEKWYADGDTPLLLACYYGYGEIVETLLNYGANLEARDSIDSAMAIHIAASKGYSDIIDIIMQSYSAKKINNLVDIEDDTGTTPLMWASMNNQISAINTLLKYGANINAQDYDGWTALHFAAASQSYKAVEILLKNDANANLENVNDDKAIDLTSDTDIVELLNKYTNNNK; from the coding sequence ATGAGAAAAATAGCATTAATTATATTATTATTTAAAATTTTATTAATTTCTAATATTTATGCTCAAAATAATAATCTAAAATATGATTCTAATAACCAAGGATTATTTAATGCCTTAAAAGACGGTAAAACAGATATTGCTGTAAATATAATAAAACTTGGAGCTGATGTTAATATAAAGGACGAGTATGGTTGGAGCTTGTTACATAGAGCTGTTGAATATAACAACATAATAGTAGTAAAGGAATTATTAGAAAATAAAAAAATAGATATAGAAGTTAAACTTCCAAAAGATACTATAATAACTAATGATAATGAAAAATGGTATGCAGATGGAGATACTCCTCTTCTTCTTGCTTGTTATTATGGATACGGTGAAATCGTTGAAACGCTTTTAAATTATGGTGCTAATCTTGAGGCAAGAGACAGTATAGATTCTGCTATGGCAATACATATAGCAGCATCGAAAGGATATTCAGATATAATAGATATAATAATGCAATCTTATTCTGCAAAGAAAATAAATAATCTTGTAGATATAGAAGATGATACAGGAACAACACCTTTAATGTGGGCATCTATGAATAATCAAATATCTGCAATAAATACTTTATTAAAATATGGTGCTAATATTAATGCACAAGATTATGATGGATGGACTGCTTTGCATTTTGCTGCTGCTTCACAAAGCTATAAGGCAGTAGAGATATTATTAAAAAATGATGCTAATGCAAATTTAGAAAATGTAAATGATGATAAGGCTATTGATTTAACCTCTGATACTGATATAGTTGAACTATTAAATAAATATACAAATAATAATAAATAA
- a CDS encoding regulatory protein RecX: MKLKNDKIYIKVSGGEYFTIPKNGTYELDIYEGMELEYDEIPHIRMRAYEAAAKKSAVNALRRGFLSEGMLRDKLLKKGHKKRFINYAIAYCKEYELIDDKRFAKITVNSLKLKGKSKRYILDALKKAKLKNKTIERVSHLITEKNEVRSLKNAIRKYYKIYENKDKRNDYIIRTLMRKGFKYDSIKKLLDKYKPYKN; this comes from the coding sequence ATGAAATTAAAAAATGATAAAATCTACATAAAAGTATCCGGCGGCGAATATTTTACAATACCAAAAAACGGAACTTATGAACTTGATATTTATGAAGGTATGGAATTAGAATATGATGAAATACCGCATATAAGAATGAGAGCTTATGAGGCTGCTGCTAAAAAATCTGCTGTTAATGCTTTAAGAAGAGGTTTTTTAAGTGAGGGTATGCTTAGAGATAAGCTGCTTAAAAAAGGTCATAAAAAAAGATTTATTAATTATGCTATAGCTTATTGCAAAGAATATGAACTTATAGACGATAAAAGATTTGCTAAAATCACTGTTAATAGCCTAAAATTAAAAGGCAAAAGCAAAAGATATATTCTTGATGCTCTTAAAAAAGCTAAATTAAAAAACAAAACAATAGAGAGAGTTTCTCATTTAATAACAGAAAAAAATGAAGTAAGATCATTAAAAAATGCTATTAGAAAATATTATAAAATCTATGAAAATAAAGATAAAAGAAATGATTATATTATAAGGACCTTAATGAGAAAAGGTTTTAAATACGATTCTATAAAAAAGTTATTAGATAAATACAAGCCGTATAAAAATTAA
- a CDS encoding L-cystine transporter, translating into MWVYTLINIIVLLLIIFLLYFMEKKHLNFTVRVLSALILGLLLGFVLRNIYAQNTDVITNTMIWYNVVGSGYVRLLQMLVMPLIFISITMALLNIKGDSNIAKMTMIIIAILMITTAISALVGILISKGFGLDASKIQAIVGDYSQGALNYENRLEAFNSKPVPQQLLEIIPTNPFSALAGGGGSPTLSVVFFSAFVGMAALGIKKKKPEIFDFFRKIMFSLHEIVMRIVSMVMKLTPYGVLALMAKFMATSDLKAFAQLGQFLLASYIAIFIMLIVHSIILMIFGYNPVKYYSKALPTLAFAFSSRTSAGTLPMTVDTLKNKMGISEGVSNLSASLAVTIGQNGCAGIYPAMVVAMIAPTLGINVFEPVFLIKVVIIIAIGSFGIAGVGGGATNAALITLSALNFPVELVAILLGIEPLIDMGRTLLNVNDGMITAAATGKICKEVDMSKFNSSIAANTENS; encoded by the coding sequence ATGTGGGTTTATACACTCATAAATATAATAGTTTTATTGTTAATAATATTTCTATTATATTTTATGGAAAAGAAACATTTAAATTTTACAGTTAGAGTATTAAGTGCATTGATATTAGGTTTACTATTAGGTTTTGTATTAAGAAATATATATGCACAAAATACAGATGTTATAACTAACACAATGATTTGGTATAATGTTGTTGGAAGCGGTTATGTAAGATTATTACAAATGTTAGTCATGCCTTTAATATTTATTTCTATCACTATGGCATTATTAAATATAAAAGGTGATTCTAATATAGCAAAGATGACTATGATAATAATAGCAATTTTAATGATAACAACAGCTATATCTGCTTTAGTTGGAATACTAATTTCTAAAGGATTTGGTTTAGATGCTTCAAAGATACAAGCTATAGTAGGGGATTATTCTCAAGGGGCGTTAAATTATGAAAACCGATTAGAGGCATTTAATTCTAAACCTGTACCTCAGCAATTACTTGAGATTATACCTACAAACCCATTTAGTGCTTTGGCAGGCGGCGGGGGCTCACCTACTTTATCTGTTGTATTTTTCTCTGCTTTTGTTGGAATGGCTGCTTTGGGTATTAAAAAGAAAAAACCTGAAATTTTTGATTTCTTTAGAAAGATAATGTTTTCTTTACATGAAATAGTAATGAGAATAGTTAGCATGGTAATGAAATTGACTCCTTATGGTGTATTAGCTTTAATGGCTAAGTTTATGGCTACTAGTGATTTAAAAGCCTTTGCACAATTAGGTCAATTCTTATTAGCTTCATATATAGCAATATTTATTATGCTTATAGTTCATAGTATTATACTTATGATATTTGGATATAACCCTGTTAAATACTATTCCAAAGCATTGCCTACATTAGCTTTTGCTTTTTCATCAAGAACTAGTGCTGGTACTTTGCCTATGACAGTAGATACTTTAAAAAACAAGATGGGTATATCTGAAGGAGTTTCTAACCTATCTGCTTCACTTGCTGTTACCATAGGACAAAATGGATGTGCTGGAATATATCCTGCTATGGTTGTTGCTATGATAGCACCTACTTTAGGAATAAATGTTTTTGAGCCTGTATTTTTAATAAAGGTTGTAATAATAATAGCTATAGGAAGTTTTGGAATAGCTGGAGTTGGAGGCGGTGCTACTAATGCTGCCCTTATTACACTTTCTGCTTTAAATTTCCCTGTTGAATTAGTTGCTATACTTTTAGGAATAGAACCATTAATTGATATGGGCAGAACTTTACTTAATGTTAATGACGGAATGATTACAGCTGCTGCTACTGGTAAGATTTGTAAAGAAGTGGATATGAGTAAGTTTAATTCAAGTATTGCAGCCAATACTGAAAATTCTTAA
- a CDS encoding metal-sensing transcriptional repressor gives MTLDNGVTVLTPSEFEKKMEELDNFIILDVRTELEHNYEGMIENSLLVDFLRPRVFKREIEKLDKNINYLIYCSVGKLGIDAASYMKTVGFNNLYVLEGGLKAWNKYCGDDTKVSKFSREEIVEKRKKLIIRLNRIEGQINGMKKMLIKGEYCGDILNQALAVKAAMASVNQEIMEVFLNTCMISPKEKEDFFRYMKKLIK, from the coding sequence ATGACATTAGATAATGGAGTTACCGTATTAACACCTTCAGAATTTGAAAAAAAAATGGAAGAATTAGATAATTTTATAATTTTGGATGTGAGAACTGAATTAGAGCATAATTATGAAGGAATGATAGAAAATTCTTTATTAGTAGATTTTTTAAGACCGAGGGTATTTAAAAGAGAAATAGAAAAACTTGATAAAAATATTAATTATTTAATTTATTGTTCTGTTGGGAAATTGGGAATTGATGCTGCTTCATATATGAAAACCGTAGGATTTAATAATTTGTATGTGCTTGAAGGCGGGCTTAAGGCTTGGAATAAGTATTGCGGCGATGATACTAAAGTTTCTAAGTTTAGCAGAGAAGAAATTGTAGAAAAAAGAAAAAAACTTATAATTAGATTAAATAGAATAGAAGGTCAGATAAACGGCATGAAAAAAATGCTCATTAAAGGAGAATATTGCGGAGATATACTTAATCAAGCTTTGGCTGTTAAGGCAGCTATGGCTAGTGTTAATCAAGAAATTATGGAAGTGTTTTTAAATACTTGTATGATTTCACCAAAAGAAAAAGAAGACTTCTTTAGATATATGAAAAAATTAATAAAGTAA
- the alaS gene encoding alanine--tRNA ligase, producing the protein MTHLELREKFKEFFKSKKHAIEKSSSLIPIDDPSLLFTTAGMLQFKPYYAGIKKAPYSRVATIQKCFRLSDLENIGKTARHHTFFEMFGNFCFMGDYFKKEAIEFAWEFSTQVIKLPVERIYVSIYEKDDDAFKIWNEHIGIPKEKIVRLGKKDNFWGPAGDSGACGPCSELYIDMGEEKGCGKPDCFVGCDCERYLEFWNLVFNEFFQDVDGNLTPLKNVGIDTGMGLERLCYIMQGVESNYQTDVMKPIVDAILNKLNVKYEGNIKTKINLLADHLRALVFVLAEGCKPSNEGRGYVLRRLLRRALKTANDLGHKGAFLNELTSAVINVYKDIYDYLPKEEENIKKILKDEENKFLSTISAGMNKLYSVMEENKESKVISGKDAFMLFDTYGLPFDITEEEASDHGFTVDKKGFEDAMEEQKKRSRGTGEDKKSKFGFVDNYETKYVGEDRDSLINGVKSKIVALYENGEKKESTSSSNVAVITESSPFYGEMGGQVGDNGFIEISSGEKLKVLDTQKKENTIIHIVDCANKTLKVGEEIKLLVNFDRRSAIRKNHTATHILQKVLELTLGNHINQAGSFVCEDYLRFDFTHPDSINEETLINIENQVNEIVFKSMPAVIKYMPKEEAIASGAKALFGEKYPDTVRILDIGEGFSVELCGGSHLTNTSEVGYFHIVSEGSVASGVRRIEAITGLNAAKEATNLFNKVKSLSHILNANKIDELTIRAENLQTEIKKLQKENKQLKSSGSSSKAFIDNCEDLNGIKFYNLEFDEDIKDIRLYADTIKERVKDSIAFMISKTNNSIIVQVTGKALKEKNILANSLIKDIIAAAGGRGGGKDSFAQGSIENIEKAKEAINKIKSSL; encoded by the coding sequence ATGACGCATTTAGAGTTGAGAGAAAAGTTCAAAGAGTTTTTTAAAAGTAAAAAACATGCTATAGAAAAATCATCATCATTAATACCAATAGATGACCCAAGTTTATTATTTACAACAGCAGGTATGCTTCAATTTAAGCCTTACTATGCTGGAATAAAAAAAGCACCATATTCAAGAGTTGCAACTATACAGAAATGTTTTAGATTATCAGATTTAGAGAATATTGGTAAAACAGCAAGACACCATACATTTTTTGAGATGTTTGGTAATTTTTGTTTTATGGGGGATTATTTTAAAAAAGAGGCTATTGAGTTTGCTTGGGAGTTTTCTACACAGGTGATAAAGCTTCCTGTTGAGAGAATATATGTATCTATTTATGAGAAAGATGATGATGCATTTAAGATTTGGAATGAGCATATAGGAATACCAAAAGAGAAAATTGTGAGGCTTGGAAAGAAGGATAACTTTTGGGGACCTGCGGGAGATTCTGGAGCTTGCGGACCTTGCAGTGAACTTTATATTGACATGGGTGAGGAGAAAGGATGCGGTAAGCCTGACTGTTTTGTGGGTTGTGATTGTGAGAGGTATTTAGAGTTTTGGAATTTAGTATTTAATGAGTTTTTCCAGGACGTTGATGGCAATTTGACACCGCTTAAAAATGTTGGTATAGATACAGGAATGGGGCTTGAGAGACTTTGCTATATTATGCAGGGAGTTGAGAGCAATTATCAGACTGATGTAATGAAGCCTATAGTTGATGCTATTTTGAATAAGCTTAATGTTAAATATGAAGGAAATATTAAAACAAAGATAAATTTATTGGCTGACCATTTAAGGGCTTTGGTGTTTGTTTTGGCTGAAGGATGTAAACCGTCTAATGAGGGAAGAGGATATGTATTAAGAAGGCTTTTAAGAAGAGCTTTAAAAACTGCTAATGATTTAGGTCATAAAGGAGCTTTTTTAAACGAGCTTACTTCTGCTGTAATTAATGTTTATAAAGATATATATGATTATCTTCCAAAAGAAGAAGAGAATATTAAAAAGATATTGAAAGATGAAGAAAATAAATTCTTAAGTACAATATCTGCCGGCATGAATAAGCTTTACAGTGTAATGGAAGAAAACAAAGAAAGCAAAGTAATATCTGGTAAAGATGCTTTTATGCTTTTTGACACTTATGGACTTCCTTTTGACATTACAGAAGAAGAAGCCTCTGACCATGGTTTTACAGTTGATAAGAAAGGCTTTGAAGATGCAATGGAAGAACAGAAAAAGAGAAGCAGGGGAACAGGAGAAGATAAAAAATCTAAATTTGGTTTTGTTGATAATTATGAAACAAAATATGTTGGAGAAGATAGAGATAGTTTAATTAATGGAGTAAAATCAAAGATAGTAGCTCTATATGAGAATGGAGAGAAAAAAGAAAGTACATCATCTTCTAATGTAGCTGTAATTACAGAGTCATCACCTTTTTATGGAGAGATGGGAGGACAAGTTGGAGATAATGGTTTTATAGAAATTTCAAGCGGAGAAAAGTTAAAAGTATTAGATACGCAAAAAAAAGAAAACACAATTATACATATAGTTGATTGTGCTAACAAGACTTTAAAAGTTGGAGAAGAGATAAAACTTTTAGTTAATTTCGATAGAAGAAGTGCTATAAGAAAAAACCATACAGCCACACATATACTTCAAAAGGTTTTAGAGCTAACACTTGGTAATCATATTAATCAGGCAGGAAGTTTTGTTTGTGAAGATTATTTGAGATTTGACTTTACTCACCCAGATTCTATTAATGAAGAAACTCTAATAAACATAGAAAATCAAGTTAATGAAATAGTATTTAAATCAATGCCTGCAGTAATAAAATATATGCCGAAAGAAGAGGCTATAGCTTCCGGAGCTAAGGCATTGTTTGGAGAGAAATATCCAGATACTGTAAGAATACTTGATATTGGCGAAGGATTTTCTGTTGAGCTTTGCGGCGGTAGTCATTTGACAAATACATCTGAAGTTGGTTATTTTCATATAGTAAGTGAAGGTTCTGTTGCAAGCGGTGTGAGAAGAATAGAAGCTATTACAGGGCTCAATGCTGCTAAAGAAGCTACAAATTTATTTAATAAAGTAAAAAGTTTAAGCCATATACTTAATGCAAACAAAATAGACGAGCTTACAATTAGAGCAGAAAATTTACAAACAGAAATAAAAAAATTACAAAAAGAAAATAAACAATTAAAGAGTTCCGGCTCATCTTCTAAAGCGTTTATTGATAATTGTGAAGATTTAAATGGAATTAAGTTTTATAATTTGGAGTTTGATGAAGATATAAAAGATATAAGGCTTTATGCTGATACTATAAAAGAGAGAGTTAAAGATTCTATAGCCTTTATGATAAGTAAAACAAATAATTCTATAATAGTTCAAGTTACAGGAAAAGCTTTAAAAGAAAAAAACATATTGGCTAATTCTTTAATTAAAGATATAATAGCAGCTGCAGGCGGCAGAGGCGGAGGAAAAGATAGTTTTGCTCAAGGCTCTATAGAAAATATCGAAAAAGCAAAAGAGGCTATTAATAAAATAAAGAGTAGTTTATAA
- a CDS encoding HEAT repeat domain-containing protein translates to MKKVLSIIIIILFSVSCSQKDLTLRRLDDVNRASKKLQNNKDDEKVLLEVLNAAQNGGREVRAEAIWVLGNIEAEIAYSDFLKSSVEDPDFNVRCLSIHGLGKLDAKTPEAIDSIKRAISDTDLQVQIEALKVAGNLKAPELLNSILGSLSSKNKWVRMAAIEALKDYEDKRVDRSLNLLSSTDNDYAVKSTIEQVLKYRNEKGM, encoded by the coding sequence ATGAAAAAAGTTTTAAGTATTATCATTATAATATTATTTTCTGTATCTTGTTCTCAGAAAGATTTAACTTTAAGAAGGCTCGATGATGTTAATAGAGCATCAAAGAAATTGCAAAATAATAAAGATGATGAGAAAGTTTTATTAGAAGTGCTTAATGCTGCACAAAATGGCGGAAGGGAAGTGAGAGCTGAAGCTATATGGGTGCTTGGAAATATTGAGGCTGAAATAGCTTATAGTGATTTTTTGAAGTCTAGTGTTGAGGACCCTGATTTTAATGTTCGCTGTTTATCCATACATGGACTTGGAAAATTAGACGCTAAAACTCCTGAGGCGATAGATAGTATAAAAAGAGCTATATCTGATACTGATTTGCAGGTACAAATAGAGGCTTTGAAAGTTGCCGGTAATTTAAAAGCTCCTGAACTTTTAAACTCTATACTTGGAAGTTTATCAAGTAAAAATAAATGGGTTAGAATGGCTGCTATTGAAGCTTTGAAAGATTATGAAGATAAAAGAGTTGACCGTTCTCTTAATTTGTTATCTTCTACAGATAATGATTATGCTGTGAAATCTACTATAGAACAGGTTTTAAAATATAGAAATGAAAAAGGAATGTAA
- a CDS encoding D-alanine--D-alanine ligase encodes MLLTNELKNKTLKEFEGKKIAVLHGGISDEREVSLRSGKNVFEALTSYKELKDNTILIDVKDHYELVETLKKEKVEYCYNILHGTFGEDGTIQGLLDCLNIKYTGENTLVSSLCMNKVYTKRIWLSSNVSTVDFQLLEDAIKNNNMSFNFPIILKPISSGSSVGVSLIKTKEEFDNIVKDIKDTHNYFLEPYIKGKEVTVGLVRDNDDIYVFPILGINPKNEIYDYDAKYTPGKTEMEIPAKLDKQIEKKLIENCKKAYDVLGCEGLCRIDAIISDDGFINLMEVNTQGGMTNTSDIPAMARNVNMPFEDVVLYILSLILKN; translated from the coding sequence ATGCTATTAACTAATGAATTAAAAAATAAAACATTAAAAGAATTTGAAGGAAAAAAAATAGCTGTGCTTCATGGAGGCATAAGCGATGAGAGGGAAGTTTCTCTTAGAAGCGGGAAGAATGTTTTTGAAGCTTTAACTTCTTACAAGGAATTAAAAGATAATACAATATTGATAGATGTAAAAGACCATTATGAATTAGTAGAAACTTTAAAAAAAGAAAAAGTTGAATATTGTTATAATATATTGCATGGTACTTTTGGAGAAGACGGTACTATTCAAGGTCTTTTGGATTGTCTTAATATTAAATACACTGGAGAAAACACTTTGGTTAGCTCTCTTTGTATGAATAAGGTTTATACAAAGAGAATATGGCTTTCTTCTAATGTTTCTACTGTTGATTTTCAGCTTCTTGAAGATGCTATAAAAAACAATAATATGTCTTTTAATTTCCCTATAATATTGAAACCTATTTCAAGCGGTTCGAGTGTAGGGGTTTCTTTAATTAAAACTAAAGAAGAATTTGATAATATTGTTAAAGATATAAAAGATACTCATAATTATTTTTTAGAGCCTTACATTAAAGGCAAAGAAGTAACAGTTGGTCTTGTACGCGATAATGATGATATATATGTGTTTCCTATACTTGGCATTAATCCAAAAAATGAAATATATGATTATGATGCTAAATATACTCCTGGAAAAACAGAGATGGAGATACCTGCAAAATTAGATAAACAAATAGAAAAAAAATTAATAGAAAATTGTAAAAAGGCTTATGATGTTTTAGGCTGTGAGGGTCTTTGCAGAATAGATGCTATAATTTCTGATGATGGTTTTATTAATTTGATGGAAGTAAATACTCAAGGCGGAATGACAAATACTTCTGATATACCAGCTATGGCAAGAAATGTTAATATGCCTTTTGAAGATGTTGTTTTATATATTTTATCTTTGATTTTAAAAAATTAG
- a CDS encoding ABC transporter permease — MNKKILIHFSIKYGFLIIMALLFIFFSITRPVFLTSSNLFSILLGITIYAILALGETFPLIVNGMDLSIGAVASLSVMIASYSMIVLGLQGYQAIIICLSIGACIGLINGLLIVKLKIPDLLTTLGMMFLVQGLQLIPSAGRSIGNGMTLANGKTATGVFDEGFKFLGQGRLFDVIPVPVAFMFIIAVIVFIVLSLTRYGRIFYAIGGNSEAARLVGVNIYKYRILSYIISGFVASFAGIVLAARVGRGDVSSGGTLLMDAIASALIGYAVLGAQKPNPFGTIVGAIFIGMLINGLTMLNVPYYTQDFIKGCVLVVALAFTFGLSKRKA, encoded by the coding sequence ATGAATAAAAAAATCCTAATACACTTTTCTATAAAATATGGTTTCTTAATAATTATGGCTTTATTATTTATATTTTTCTCCATAACTAGACCAGTATTTTTAACTTCTTCTAATCTTTTCTCTATACTTCTTGGTATAACAATATATGCTATACTTGCTCTTGGAGAAACTTTTCCTCTAATTGTTAATGGAATGGATTTATCCATAGGTGCTGTAGCATCTTTATCTGTAATGATAGCTTCTTATTCTATGATAGTTTTAGGTTTACAAGGATATCAAGCTATAATTATATGTCTATCTATAGGTGCTTGTATAGGATTAATTAACGGCTTATTGATAGTAAAATTAAAAATACCTGATTTATTAACTACTTTGGGTATGATGTTCTTAGTTCAAGGTTTACAGCTTATACCTTCAGCTGGAAGATCTATAGGAAATGGTATGACTTTGGCTAACGGTAAAACTGCTACTGGAGTATTTGATGAAGGATTCAAATTTTTAGGACAAGGTAGATTATTTGATGTTATACCAGTACCTGTAGCTTTTATGTTTATAATAGCAGTAATAGTTTTTATAGTATTATCTTTAACAAGATATGGAAGAATATTTTATGCTATTGGAGGAAATAGTGAAGCTGCTAGGCTCGTTGGTGTTAATATTTATAAATATAGAATATTATCATACATTATATCTGGATTTGTAGCTAGCTTTGCAGGTATTGTATTAGCAGCCAGAGTAGGAAGAGGAGATGTATCATCTGGCGGAACACTGCTTATGGATGCAATAGCCTCTGCTCTTATAGGATATGCTGTATTAGGAGCACAAAAACCAAATCCTTTTGGAACAATAGTAGGTGCTATATTTATAGGAATGCTTATAAATGGTCTTACAATGCTTAACGTTCCTTATTATACTCAAGACTTTATAAAAGGATGCGTACTTGTAGTTGCTTTAGCATTTACATTCGGACTATCAAAAAGAAAAGCATAA